GGAAAGGCGCCGGCAGCGGGCCTGCGGTAAGGCCTGGGCAAAGGGCTGCTCGCCGCCGCGGCAACGGGCACTGTCGCAGGAGGCGACGCGCCGCAACGCCTGTGCCGCTATGGAACGGATCGGCTATCTGCGCGAACAGCTTGAAGGAAAATACGCAGCCACCGGCAGCTGGCTTCCGGTGTGCCGCTCGGCCCAGGCCGCTTCGGCTCCGCGTCGCCGTCCGGCCAAAGGCAGCAGCCGCAGGCCGAGTCCCAATCGCGGCTGGGTGCGCGCGCAAGGCTTGACAATCCCAGATGCCTGTGTTAATCACAGCCCACTCCCACGCCAAAATGAGTCCTCATTCATTATCCGCGCGCGGGTCCCAATGCTGTTTGAAGGGCAGCGCCCCGCGCCTGCCCACCAACGAGGTGATCCAGGCATGAAGCTGGCGGAACTGCTGGCCGAACGGAAAGAAGCCGTGCTCCACGGATGGCTCCGGGAAATCGTGGCCACCTACCCCGCCGAGAGTGCCCGCTTCTTCCTCAACCTCCAAGACCCCTTCGCCAACCCGATCGGCCACATCGTCTGGGAAAGTATTGCCATCCTGTTCGCCGAACTGGTGGCGGGCAAGCCCACCGAGCGGACATTGGCCGCCCTGGAGCAGATCATCAAGATCCGGGCCGTGCAGGATCTGTCCCCGTCCCAGGCCCTGGCCATCTTCTTCCGGCTCAAGGCGGTGCTGCGGCAGGCCCTGGCCAAGGAGCTGGCAGGCCCGGATCTCCTGGCCGAGCTGGCGGAGCTGGAGGCCCGGATCGATGACCTCGGTCTCGCGGCCTTCGACATCTTCATGGGATGCCGGGAGCGGATCTACGACATGAAGACGCGGGCCGCCAGGCGTGAGATGCACCTCCTCTTGCGCCGTGCCAAGCTGGTGACTGAACTGCCGGACCAGCCCACCGACGAACAGGATGCCAACATCATTAGCCTTCATGGAGCGAGGTAGGAACAGATGAACATCTTGATGCCCTTCTTGGCTGTTCTGGCGCTGGTCGTCATCCCCTTGCTGGGTGCCCAGATCGACGGGTTGAAGTGGCTGTTCGGCATCGTCATACCGTATGCGGCCATCGCCACCTTCCTCGGCTTCTTCGTCGCCAAGGTGGTGGACTGGGCCAAGTCGCCGGCGCCCTTTTCCATCGCCACCTCCGGCGGCCAGGCCAAGTCCCTGCCCTGGGTGAAGCAGAGCACCCTGGACTGCCCCTCCAGCACCGCGGGCGTGGTCGGCCGCATGTTTCTGGAGATCGTCTGCTTCCGCTCCCTGTTCCGCAACACCCGCACCTCCATCCAGGCCGGCCCGCGTCTGATCTATGGCCCCACCAAGTGGCTGTGGCTGTTTGGCATCCTCTTTCACTACTCCTTCTTCATCATCTTCCTGCGCCACTTCCGGCTGTTCGTGGACCCGGTGCCGGCGCCGATCCTGGCCCTGGACGCCATGGATTCCTTTTTCCAGATCACCCTGCCCGGACTCTATGTCACCGACCTCCTGATCCTGGGCGCCGCCACCTTCCTCTTCCTGCGCCGGGTGATCATTCCGCAGGTGCGCTACATCTCCCTGGCCAACGACTACTTCCCCTTGTTCCTGATCTTTGCCGTCTGCCTGTCGGGCATCCTGATGCGGTATATCTTCAAGGTGAACATCGCCGGGGTCAAGGAGTTCCTCATCGGCCTGGCGGACTTCAGCCCCTCCATCAATCCCGAGATCGGGGCACCTTTCTATGTGCACCTGTTCCTGGTCTCGACGCTCATGGCCTACTTTCCCTTCTCGAAGCTCATGCACCTGCCCGGGGTCTTCATGAGCCCGACCCGGAACCTGACCACCAACAGCCGGGAGGTGCGTCACCTCAACCCATGGAACGACCCCAACATCAAGCCCCATGCCTATGAGGCCTACGAAGACGAGTTCCGTGACTTCATGCGGGATGCCGGCTTGCCGTTGGAGAAGGATCCGCAACAGCCGCAGGCGTAGGACGCCGCCGAGTCACCACTTCAATAAGGGATACCGAGATGTCGAGCCTGCCAAAAGCACCCGTGCTGGGACGAAAAGTCGCGGAAGAGCCCTCCATGATGACCGGCGCCGTGCCGGTCAAGGACTGGATGGACACGCCGGCGGTGGTCAAGCCTGGAAACTTCTGCTACCCGGCGAAGAAGACCATCGTCGAGTACCACAAGTTCCCCAACCCCCGGGAGTGGTCGCCCCTGGATGAGGACTGGAAGCTGGCCCCCAACTGGCAGGAGATCCTGCTGGAGGGCATGCGGGAACGGCTGGCCAAGTTCCGCTCCTTCAAGCTGTTCATGGACATCTGTGTCCGCTGCGGGGCCTGCGCCGACAAGTGCCACTTCTTCCTGGGCACCGGTGATCCCAAGAACATGCCGGTGCTGCGGGCGGAGCTCATGCGCTCGGTGTACCGCAACGACTTCACCGCCTTTGGCAAGGTGCTGAAAAGGCTGGCCGGCGCCCGGGAGCTTACCCCGGAGGTGGTCAAGGAGTGGTTCATCTACTTCTACCAGTGCACGGAGTGCCGGCGCTGCTCCCTGTTCTGCCCCTACGGCATCGACACCGCCGAGATCACGATGATGGCCCGGGAGCTCCTGCACCTGATAGGGGTGGGCACCAACTGGATCCTGGAGCCGGCCGCCAACTCCAACCGCACCGGCAATCACCTGGGCCTGCAGCCCCACACCTTCAAGGGCAACGCCGAGTTCCTCCTGGACGATATCGAGACCATCACTGGCCTGCGCCTGAACCCGTCCTTCAACCGCAAGGGCGCGGAGATCCTGTTCATCATCCCGTCGGCGGATGTGTTCGCCGACCCCGGGATCTTCACCTTCATGGGCTACCTGATGCTCTTCGAGCACATCGGCCTGGACTACACCCTCTCCACCTACTCGTCGGAGGGCGGCAACTTCGGGCTCTTCACCTCCAACCAGCTCATGAAGAAGCTCAACGGCAAGATGTACGCCGAGGCCAAGCGGCTCAAGGTGAAGTGGATCCTGGGCGGCGAGTGCGGCCACATGTGGCGGGTGGTCCATCAGTACATGGACACCATGAACGGCCCGGCCGATCACCTGGAGCTGCCGGTGTCGCCGATCACCGGCACCCGCTTCGAGAATGCGGCCAGCACCAAGATGGTGCACATCAGCGAGTTCACCGCCGACCTCATCCGCCACGGCAAGTTGAAGCTCGACCCCTCCCGGAACGACCACTGGACGGTCACCTACCACGACTCCTGCAACCCGGCCCGGGCGATGGGTATGCTGGACGAGCCCCGCTACGTGCTGAAGAATGTCTGCAACAAGTTCTACGAGATGCCCGAGAATACCATCCGGGAGCAGACCTTCTGTTGCGGCTCCGGTACCGGCCTCAACACCGGCGAGATCATGGAGCTGCGGATGCGGGGCGGCCTGCCCCGGGCCAACGCGGTGAAGCATGTCCGGGACAAGCACGGGGTCAACATGCTGTCCTGCGTGTGCGCCATCGACCGCGCCACCCTGTCGAACCTGGTCACCGACTACTGGACCCCGGACGTGGCGGTGTGCGGAGTCTCGGAGCTCGTGGGCAACGCCCTGGTCATGGATGGGGAGATCCCGCGGGAAAGCGATATGCGCGGCAACCCCATCGGCGGATAAGGAGGCTCAGATCATGTACAACACCGGGAAGGTTCTGACCGGGCTGGTGCTGTTCGTCGGCTTCATCACCTACCCATTCTGGGGCGGTGAAGCAAGTCCGGTGCCCAAGCTCCAGAAGCCCGAGAAGGAAAAGCAGTGCATCGAGCCGGTCGCCTTCATGCGCGCCCAGCACATGCAGATGCTTGATGACTGGCGGAATGATGTCGTACGGCAGGCGACCCGCAAGTACACCGCCGTCGACGGCAAGCAGCACAACATGAGCCTGCAGAACACCTGCATGAAATGCCACACCAGCAAGAAGGAGTTCTGCGACAAGTGCCACACCTATGCGGGCGTGTCGCCGTTCTGCTGGACCTGCCATGTCCCACCGAAGGAGACCACGTGAGATGGCTATCGACAGACGAGATTTCCTGAAGGTTGCGGGGCTGACAACCGTAATCGGCCTGACCGGCGGTGGCCTGGAGCTGCTGCGTCCGGGTGACCTGGACGCTTCCGCGCCGGGTCACGAGCCGGCAGCTGCCCCGGGCGCCAAGCAGTGGGGCATGCTCGTCGACATGAGCCGCAAGGAGAATTGGCAGGCCTGCATCGAGGCCTGCCACAACCTCCACAACGTGCCCAGCATCGACGACAAGAAGGAGGAGATCAAGTGGATCTGGCAGGCGCCGTTCCAGGAGGTCTTCCCGGGCTCCGAGTCGGCGTACATGAGCGACGTCATGAAGGCACGGCAGTTCATGGTGCTCTGCAACCACTGCGCTGAGCCGGCCTGTGTCCGGGTGTGCCCCACCAAGGCCACCTTCAAGCGGCCGGAAGACGGCATCGTCATGATGGACATGCACCGCTGCATCGGCTGCCGCTTCTGCATGGCCGGTTGCCCGTACGGGGCCCGGAGCTTCAACTGGCGGGAGCCGCGTCTCGATGCCCTCACCCTCAAGGGCGGCCGCAAGATCAACCTCGAATACCCGACCCGGGAGCGGGGGGTGGTGGAGAAATGCACCTTCTGCGCCGAGCGGGTGGATGAGGGCAAGCAGCCGGCCTGTGTCGAGGCTACCCGCAACGGCGGCCTCGTCTTCGGCGACCTCAACGATCCCCACTCCGAGATCCGGCAGCTGCTGCGGGTGAAGAGCACCATCCGCCGCAAGCCGGAGGTCGGCACCAACCCGTCCATCTTCTACGTCGTGTGAGGAAGCCATGATCGAGAGAGCGCTAACCGGCAGCAGCAGGTACTACGGGTGGATGACCCTCCTGGGCGGCCTCATTGGGCTCGGGGTGATCAGCTACGCCTACCAGTACAACACCGGTCTGGGGATCACCGGCATGAGCCGGGACGTGTCCTGGGGGCTCTACATCTCCCAGTTCACCTTCCTGGTCGGTGTCGCCGCCTCGGCGGTCATGCTGGTCTTGCCGTACTACCTGCACAACTACAAGACCTTCGGCAAGATCGTTGTCCTGGGGGAGTTTCTGGCCATCGCCTCGGTGACCATGTGTCTGCTCTTCATCCTGGCTGACCTCGGCAAGCCCATGCGGGCCCTGAACGTCATCCTCCATCCGACCCCCAACTCGATCCTGTTCTGGGACATGGTGGTCCTGAACGGCTACCTGTTCCTGAACGTGCTCTGTGGCTGGGTGGCGCTGCTTTCGGAGAAGAAGGAGGTGCCGCCGCCCAAGTGGATCAAGCCGTTCATCTACCTGTCCATCCCCTGGGCGGTCTCGATCCACACCGTCACGGCCTTCTTGTACGCCGGTCTGCCCGGGCGGCACTTCTGGCTCACCGCCATCATGGCCCCCCGCTTCCTGGCCTCGGCCTTTGCCGGCGGCCCGGCCCTGCTCATCATCCTCTGCCTGATCGTCAAGCGGGTTTCCAAGTTTGACGCCGGCAAGGAGGCGATCTCCAAGCTGACCACCATCGTCACCTATGCGGCGCTGCTCAACATCTTCTTCGTGCTCCTGGAGGTGTTCACCGCCTTCTACAGCAACATCCCAGGCCACATGCACACCCTGCAGTACCTGTTCGCCGGCCTGCACGGCCACGCCCAGCTGGTGCCCTGGATGTGGACCTCCACCATCCTGGGGGTCGGTGCGATTCTCGCTTTGCTCACCGTGCCGGGCTTGCGGGAGAAGGAGGGTCTGCTCGCCCTGACCTGTGGCGCCCTCTTCATCTCCTTGTGGATCGACAAGGGCCTGGGGCTGGTGCTGGGCGGCTTCGTGCCCTCGCCCATGGAGGCGGTGACCGAGTATCACCCCTCGGCGCCGGAGATTCTGATCACCATCGGCATCTGGTCCATCGGCTTCTTCATCCTGAGCGCCCTTTACCGGGTGGCGATCTCCATCAAGGAGGAGAAGATGGTTTAGGACCGTCTGGCTGGACGAGCTTTCCGGAAGGGCCGGCTGCCTTGGGTGGCCGGCCCTTCTTCGTTATTCGCCCCCCCAGGGCGGCCAGGAGGGCGGCTGATGAGGATGAAGACCGTCGCCAGGCCGGATGCCGTGGCCAGGCCGATGAGGCCGGAGCGCAGCCGGCTGGCAGTCAGGTGTGCCGCTGACCCAAAAAATCCGCAGGTTCGGCCGGGTTGAAAAAACCATCAGCCCATGGCCGAGGGGAATCAGTGCGCCTGTTTCGGGAGCGGGGGATCGACGTGCACCAGGTCTTCCGCGAGGTCAGCGTCGAGCGGGGCGGCGAGGCCATGGCGGTCGATCTCTGGGCCGGGCATTGGCTGGGCATTGCCCTCTTGGGCCGGTGGGGGACAAGGACCCCTGCCGGCCCGAAAAATTGCTTGGGGCGCCATGGCCCCGGCCACCTCAGTCGCTGACGGTGCGGCGCAGGAGGTCGCGGAAGGCCTCCAGGGAGGGGATGGTGACGGCGCGTTTGAGGAGCGACTGCAAGGTCATCTCGGTTTGCACCTCCTCCAGGCTGGTGACCACGGAATCCGGCACGGTTTCGAACCTGGCCTCCAGGACCTCGACGATGCTGCGGCGGAGCGCCCTGGTCATCCCTTGTTGGAGGCCGCGCTCCAGGCCCCGCTGTTCCCAACGTTCGGCAAGTGTCGGCATGGCAAGATCTCCTGAGGCGAGAGTGGTGTCGATGGCGGCGCGAAAGGCGTCCTCCTCCACCTGGGGCGCTGCTGCGGCCACGTAGCGGAGAAGGGTTTCGACATACTGGAGGCCGGTCCGGGAGCGGGCGAGATCCCGCATGAGGGCGAGGACCCCTGGCAGGCGCTCGTTGAGGTCGTCGGCGAAGATGTGCTTGGTGATGAGAAGGAAGGTACGCAAGAGCACCTCGCCCCGGATGGCCTCGTCGGGCCAGCGGGCCAAGTCGATGAGCTCGTAGCGGAAGGAGGGACGATAGGGGGAAAGCGGCTCTGGCAGGTCAAAGAGGCCCCCGAGGTCCAGGGGATGGGACCAGACGGGGCGGCCGTGGTAGAAGAGGATGGGGATCACCGGCGGCAGCCGGTCCGTGCCGTGCATCGCCCGGTGCCGGCTCCAGATCTGGACCGCGTAGCGCAGGACATCGAGGGGCGGGCAGCCGACGACGTGGCTGCGGTGCTCGAAGAGGATGTAGAGGTAGCCTGGCCGGCCATCCACCAAGTTGACCTGGTAGAGGAGGTCGGACAGGTGCTCGGCCAGGGGGCTGGCGCATGAAGCCGGCCTGAGCCCCCTGGTGTCTACTCCCCCCGCAGGGCGGCCACCGGATCGAGGCCGGCGGCCCGGCGGGCGGGGAGGACGCCGGCGGCCAGGCCGACGGACAGGGCGATGGCCACGGCCAGGAGGGTGTAGAAGGGATCGGGCTGTACCGGCAAGGCTGGCACCAGAAGCCGCACCAGGCCGGCGGCCAGCAGGCCGAGCAGCAGCCCGGCCAGGCCGCCAGCCAGGGAAAGCACCACCGCCTCGGCGAGAAACAGGCCGAGGATCTGGCCGCTGGTGGCGCCCAGGGCCCGGAGCAGGCCGATCTCTGCCACCCGGTCGGCCACGGCGATGGTCATGATGGTGAGAATCCCCACCCCGCCGACCACCAGGGACACTGCACCCAGCCCGGCCACCACCAGGGTCAGCTTGTCCAGGATCGAGCCCAGCACGTCGAGCATCTGATCCTGGGTGGTGATGGTGAAATCCTCCCGGTCGTGGCGGTCGACCAGAAGATCGCGTACCCGGTCGGCCACCACCGCGGCCTCAGCGCCCGGGGCATAGAGGATGTCGATCTCCATCAGGCCCTCCCGGTTGAACAGCTCCTGGGCCCGGGCCACCGGCACGTAGACCGCATCATCCAGGTCAAAGCCCAGGATCTGGCCCTTGGCCTGCATCACCCCCACGACCCGGTAGCGGAAACCGCCGATGCGCACGACTGCCCCGAGGGGGCTGGCGGCCCCGAACAGCTCCCGCCGTACCGTGGCCCCCAGCACCACCAGGGGGCGGGCGGTCCGGGCGTCCTCCCGGGGCAGGAACTGCCCGGCGCCCACCGCAAACTGCCAGGCCTGAGGGGCATCCGGGCCCACCCCCAGGACGGTCACCCGCCGGGAACGACCCTGGACTTCCACCGCCGCATTGCCCTGCAGCACCGGCACCGAGACCAGAACCTGGGGCAGGCGGGCAAGGGCCTCGGCGTCGTCCACCGACAGAGGCCGCACCGTGCCGAGGATGGCAGGGGAGTGGCCGAAGGTCTCGGTCCTGCCCGGCGTGACGCCGATGAGATTGGTGCCGAACTGGGTGAACTCGGCCAGGATATAACCCTCCAGGCCCCGGCCCAGGGCGGTGAGCAGCACCACCGTGGCGATGCCCACCGCGATGCCCAGACCGGTAAGGCCGCTGCGCAGCCGATGGCTGCTGAGCGCCGTGGCGATGAACCGGGCCCCGTCCAAGGCGCCCACGACTCACCGCCGTCCCAGGGCCTGGATCGGCTCCAGGCGGGCTGCCCGGCTGGCGGGCAGGATGCTGAAGAGGAGGCCGGTGGCCACCGCCACCCCAACGGCCGCCACGGCGGCCCAGAAGGGGGTGCGGATCGGCAGGTCCGGGAGCCAGGCGCGCAGGCCAGCGGTGACGGCCAGGCCGGCCAGAACCCCGGCGAGCCCACCGCCGGCGCCCAGGCAGACGGCCTCGGCCAGAAACAGCCGGCGGATATCGGCGGCGGTGGCGCCCAGGGCCTTCAGGAGCCCGATCTCGACGGTGCGCTGGGAGACCGCCACCAGCATGACGTTCATCACCAGCACCCCGGCCACCACCAGGCTGACGGCGGCAATCCCGCCCATGATCAGGGTGGTGGCGGCCAGGATGCGGTCGAAGGTGGCCAGCACCGCGTCCTGGGTGATGACCGTCACGTCATCCTCGCCGTCGTGCCGCTGGCGGATGGTCTGGCGCACCGCGTCCTGGGCGGCGGCGATCGCTTGCCGGTCCCGGGCCTCGATGATGACCCGGAACAGGGATTCGGAGTCGAAGAGGGCCTGGGCCGAGGCCACCGGCACTACGGCCAGCTCGTCGAGGTCCACGCCCATGGAGACCCCCAAGGAGCCCAGAAGGCCGATCACCCGGCTGCGGCGGCCGCCGATCCGCACCAGCTGGCCGAGCGCCTCCTCGGCCCCGAACAGCTCGGCGGCCAGCTTGGTGCCCAGAACGCAGACTTGGCGCTCCAGGAACAGCGATTCGGCAGGCAGGAACGAGCCCCGGGCCATGTGCAGGTGGCGCATGGTCAGATAGGCCGCCGAGGTGCCGAGGATGGTCACCTCCCGCTCCCGGCCGCCGAAAGCCACTGGAGCACTGCCCACCACCACCGGCGCCATGTTGGCCACCATCGGCAGATCCAGGAGGGCCCGGGCGTCGGCCAGGGTCAGGTCCCGGGGGGTCTCGCCCAGAAGGGGCGGCAGGGAGCCGGTGGTCTCGGCCCGGCCCGGCAAAACGATGATCAGGTTGGTGCCCAGGGAGGCGAACTGGCCGGTGATGTAGAGACGGGCCGCGTCGCCGATGCCGGTGAGGATGAAGACCGCCGCCACGCCGATGCCCATGGCCAGGCCGATGAGGCCGCTGCGCAGCCGGCCGGCGGCCAGGGCCCGGCCGCTGTA
This is a stretch of genomic DNA from Thermodesulfobacteriota bacterium. It encodes these proteins:
- a CDS encoding Rpn family recombination-promoting nuclease/putative transposase; this encodes MAEHLSDLLYQVNLVDGRPGYLYILFEHRSHVVGCPPLDVLRYAVQIWSRHRAMHGTDRLPPVIPILFYHGRPVWSHPLDLGGLFDLPEPLSPYRPSFRYELIDLARWPDEAIRGEVLLRTFLLITKHIFADDLNERLPGVLALMRDLARSRTGLQYVETLLRYVAAAAPQVEEDAFRAAIDTTLASGDLAMPTLAERWEQRGLERGLQQGMTRALRRSIVEVLEARFETVPDSVVTSLEEVQTEMTLQSLLKRAVTIPSLEAFRDLLRRTVSD
- a CDS encoding ABC transporter permease, with translation MRPLDLIGYSGRALAAGRLRSGLIGLAMGIGVAAVFILTGIGDAARLYITGQFASLGTNLIIVLPGRAETTGSLPPLLGETPRDLTLADARALLDLPMVANMAPVVVGSAPVAFGGREREVTILGTSAAYLTMRHLHMARGSFLPAESLFLERQVCVLGTKLAAELFGAEEALGQLVRIGGRRSRVIGLLGSLGVSMGVDLDELAVVPVASAQALFDSESLFRVIIEARDRQAIAAAQDAVRQTIRQRHDGEDDVTVITQDAVLATFDRILAATTLIMGGIAAVSLVVAGVLVMNVMLVAVSQRTVEIGLLKALGATAADIRRLFLAEAVCLGAGGGLAGVLAGLAVTAGLRAWLPDLPIRTPFWAAVAAVGVAVATGLLFSILPASRAARLEPIQALGRR
- the dsrO gene encoding sulfate reduction electron transfer complex DsrMKJOP subunit DsrO, producing MAIDRRDFLKVAGLTTVIGLTGGGLELLRPGDLDASAPGHEPAAAPGAKQWGMLVDMSRKENWQACIEACHNLHNVPSIDDKKEEIKWIWQAPFQEVFPGSESAYMSDVMKARQFMVLCNHCAEPACVRVCPTKATFKRPEDGIVMMDMHRCIGCRFCMAGCPYGARSFNWREPRLDALTLKGGRKINLEYPTRERGVVEKCTFCAERVDEGKQPACVEATRNGGLVFGDLNDPHSEIRQLLRVKSTIRRKPEVGTNPSIFYVV
- the dsrM gene encoding sulfate reduction electron transfer complex DsrMKJOP subunit DsrM, with the translated sequence MNILMPFLAVLALVVIPLLGAQIDGLKWLFGIVIPYAAIATFLGFFVAKVVDWAKSPAPFSIATSGGQAKSLPWVKQSTLDCPSSTAGVVGRMFLEIVCFRSLFRNTRTSIQAGPRLIYGPTKWLWLFGILFHYSFFIIFLRHFRLFVDPVPAPILALDAMDSFFQITLPGLYVTDLLILGAATFLFLRRVIIPQVRYISLANDYFPLFLIFAVCLSGILMRYIFKVNIAGVKEFLIGLADFSPSINPEIGAPFYVHLFLVSTLMAYFPFSKLMHLPGVFMSPTRNLTTNSREVRHLNPWNDPNIKPHAYEAYEDEFRDFMRDAGLPLEKDPQQPQA
- the dsrP gene encoding sulfate reduction electron transfer complex DsrMKJOP subunit DsrP; the encoded protein is MIERALTGSSRYYGWMTLLGGLIGLGVISYAYQYNTGLGITGMSRDVSWGLYISQFTFLVGVAASAVMLVLPYYLHNYKTFGKIVVLGEFLAIASVTMCLLFILADLGKPMRALNVILHPTPNSILFWDMVVLNGYLFLNVLCGWVALLSEKKEVPPPKWIKPFIYLSIPWAVSIHTVTAFLYAGLPGRHFWLTAIMAPRFLASAFAGGPALLIILCLIVKRVSKFDAGKEAISKLTTIVTYAALLNIFFVLLEVFTAFYSNIPGHMHTLQYLFAGLHGHAQLVPWMWTSTILGVGAILALLTVPGLREKEGLLALTCGALFISLWIDKGLGLVLGGFVPSPMEAVTEYHPSAPEILITIGIWSIGFFILSALYRVAISIKEEKMV
- a CDS encoding RsbRD N-terminal domain-containing protein, which produces MKLAELLAERKEAVLHGWLREIVATYPAESARFFLNLQDPFANPIGHIVWESIAILFAELVAGKPTERTLAALEQIIKIRAVQDLSPSQALAIFFRLKAVLRQALAKELAGPDLLAELAELEARIDDLGLAAFDIFMGCRERIYDMKTRAARREMHLLLRRAKLVTELPDQPTDEQDANIISLHGAR
- the dsrJ gene encoding sulfate reduction electron transfer complex DsrMKJOP subunit DsrJ translates to MYNTGKVLTGLVLFVGFITYPFWGGEASPVPKLQKPEKEKQCIEPVAFMRAQHMQMLDDWRNDVVRQATRKYTAVDGKQHNMSLQNTCMKCHTSKKEFCDKCHTYAGVSPFCWTCHVPPKETT
- the dsrK gene encoding sulfate reduction electron transfer complex DsrMKJOP subunit DsrK → MMTGAVPVKDWMDTPAVVKPGNFCYPAKKTIVEYHKFPNPREWSPLDEDWKLAPNWQEILLEGMRERLAKFRSFKLFMDICVRCGACADKCHFFLGTGDPKNMPVLRAELMRSVYRNDFTAFGKVLKRLAGARELTPEVVKEWFIYFYQCTECRRCSLFCPYGIDTAEITMMARELLHLIGVGTNWILEPAANSNRTGNHLGLQPHTFKGNAEFLLDDIETITGLRLNPSFNRKGAEILFIIPSADVFADPGIFTFMGYLMLFEHIGLDYTLSTYSSEGGNFGLFTSNQLMKKLNGKMYAEAKRLKVKWILGGECGHMWRVVHQYMDTMNGPADHLELPVSPITGTRFENAASTKMVHISEFTADLIRHGKLKLDPSRNDHWTVTYHDSCNPARAMGMLDEPRYVLKNVCNKFYEMPENTIREQTFCCGSGTGLNTGEIMELRMRGGLPRANAVKHVRDKHGVNMLSCVCAIDRATLSNLVTDYWTPDVAVCGVSELVGNALVMDGEIPRESDMRGNPIGG
- a CDS encoding ABC transporter permease, which gives rise to MGALDGARFIATALSSHRLRSGLTGLGIAVGIATVVLLTALGRGLEGYILAEFTQFGTNLIGVTPGRTETFGHSPAILGTVRPLSVDDAEALARLPQVLVSVPVLQGNAAVEVQGRSRRVTVLGVGPDAPQAWQFAVGAGQFLPREDARTARPLVVLGATVRRELFGAASPLGAVVRIGGFRYRVVGVMQAKGQILGFDLDDAVYVPVARAQELFNREGLMEIDILYAPGAEAAVVADRVRDLLVDRHDREDFTITTQDQMLDVLGSILDKLTLVVAGLGAVSLVVGGVGILTIMTIAVADRVAEIGLLRALGATSGQILGLFLAEAVVLSLAGGLAGLLLGLLAAGLVRLLVPALPVQPDPFYTLLAVAIALSVGLAAGVLPARRAAGLDPVAALRGE